The genomic stretch AACGCCTCCAAGGAAGACCTGCAGAAGGACTTCGAGGACGCGCCCGAGGTCACCAAGAGCGGCCTGTACAAGCTGGTGTACTCCAACGAGTACGGCGTCTTCGGTGGCAAGCCCTACGGCATCATCTCCGCCAACTACGACTTCAACGTGGGCCCGCAGGACATGGAGCTGCTTCGCAAGTGCGCCTCCGTGGCCGCCATGGCGCACGCGCCCTTCATCGGCAATGCCGCGCCGGAAGTGTTCGGCGAGGAGAGCTTCCTCAAGCTGCCCGACCTGAAGGACCTCAAGTCGCTCTTCGAGGGTCCGCAGTACGCCCGGTGGCACTCGTTCCGTGAGAGCGAGGACGCCCGCTACGTGGGCCTGGCGCTGCCGCGCTTCCTGCTGCGCCTGCCCTACGGTGAGAAGACGGTTCCGGTGAAGGCCTTCAACTTCACCGAGGACGTCGTGGGCCACCACGAGCGCTACCTGTGGGGTCACGCCTCCGTGGCGCTCACCAGCCGCGTGGCGGACTCGTTCGCCAAGTTCCGCTGGAGCCCGAACATCATCGGTCCCCAGTCCGGCGGCGCGGTGGAGAACCTGCCGCTGCACCAGTACGAGGCCATGGGGGAAATCCAGACCAAGATTCCCACCGAGGTCATGCTCACCGAGCGGCGCGAGTTCGAGCTCTCCGAGGAGGGCTTCATCGGCTTGGTGTTCCGCAAGGACTCCGACAACGCGGCCTTCTTCAGCGCCAACTCCACGCAGAAGCCCCGGTTCTTCGGCAACACCCCGGAGGGCAAGGCGGCGGAGACCAACTACCGCCTGGGCACGCAGCTCCCCTACATGTTCATCATGACCCGCCTGGCGCACTACATCAAAGTGCTCCAGCGCGAGCAGATCGGAAGCTGGAAGGAGAAGTCGGACCTGGAGCGCGAGCTCAATCACTGGCTCAGCCAGTACATCTCCGACATGGACGACCCGGCGCCCGCCGTGCGCTCGCGCCGCCCCCTGCGCGCCGCGCGCGTGGTGGTGGAGGACGTGGAGGGTCAGCCGGGCTGGTACCGCTGCAGCCTGCAGGTGCGCCCCCACTTCAAGTACATGGGTGCGTCGTTCACCTTGTCCCTCGTGGGCAAGCTGGACAAGGAGTAGAGCCCGTTTCACCCAGCGTCGGTCATTTCAGCTAGTTTAGGGGCTCCAACAAACCCAGGCTCAGGGTGAGCCTGGGTCCACCAGCGCGCGGACGCGCGCAAAGCGACGAGGTTGAAGTCATGGCTGAATCAGTACACCTGTACCTGAAGGCGAACGGCAGCGACATCAAGGGCGACAGCACGCAGACCAGCCTGGGCCGCGCGGACTCCATCGAGTGCGTCGCGTACA from Myxococcus xanthus encodes the following:
- the tssC gene encoding type VI secretion system contractile sheath large subunit — its product is MANETQTQKSTGVANDASLSLLDEILSEAKLKPKDEGYDVAKRGVQAFITEMLAPNRSEERVDKALVDAMIAEIDKRLSSQVNEILHAKEFQKLEASWRSLKFMVDRTDFRENTRVEMLNASKEDLQKDFEDAPEVTKSGLYKLVYSNEYGVFGGKPYGIISANYDFNVGPQDMELLRKCASVAAMAHAPFIGNAAPEVFGEESFLKLPDLKDLKSLFEGPQYARWHSFRESEDARYVGLALPRFLLRLPYGEKTVPVKAFNFTEDVVGHHERYLWGHASVALTSRVADSFAKFRWSPNIIGPQSGGAVENLPLHQYEAMGEIQTKIPTEVMLTERREFELSEEGFIGLVFRKDSDNAAFFSANSTQKPRFFGNTPEGKAAETNYRLGTQLPYMFIMTRLAHYIKVLQREQIGSWKEKSDLERELNHWLSQYISDMDDPAPAVRSRRPLRAARVVVEDVEGQPGWYRCSLQVRPHFKYMGASFTLSLVGKLDKE